Proteins found in one Sorghum bicolor cultivar BTx623 chromosome 1, Sorghum_bicolor_NCBIv3, whole genome shotgun sequence genomic segment:
- the LOC8059815 gene encoding uncharacterized protein LOC8059815 — protein sequence MAGCCVFLRWPSASPPRIGYRSLDAAAADADESPATVTVVVGKERRAFAVDRLVLDSYPFRLLLETVARKEERRGGAIFVDVDAILFEHILWLACDARSVSQILHLDLKEIIDFYAQDA from the coding sequence ATGGCCGGCTGCTGCGTCTTCCTCCGGTGGCCGTCAGCCTCGCCGCCCCGCATCGGCTACCGCTCCCTCGACGCCGCGGcagccgacgccgacgagtCGCCGGCCACggtgacggtcgtggtcgggaAGGAGCGGCGGGCGTTCGCGGTGGACCGCCTCGTGCTCGACTCCTACCCGTTCCGGCTGCTCCTGGAGACGGTGGCCCGGAAGGAGGAGCGCAGGGGCGGCGCCATCTTCGTCGACGTCGACGCCATCCTCTTCGAGCACATCCTCTGGCTCGCCTGCGATGCCCGGTCCGTCTCCCAGATCCTGCACCTCGACCTCAAGGAGATCATCGACTTCTACGCCCAGGACGCGTGA